The segment AGCACAAGATTTGCCATTGGTCCTGCTGCGAAAACAGAATATTGCACAATGTCATGCGCTTTTCCTAATTTCTTTTCATCAGGTTCAACAAACGCTGCAGGAATAACTGGCGCAAGTAATGCAAAGACTGCAAAACCGCTGGATTTCACAGGAATGTGATGACTTCGCGCGACAACACCATGAGAAAATTCATGCACAATCGCGAGAATAAAAATAGCAAGAATCCAATGCGTAAAACTCAAGTATCCAATCCCTGGAATGTGTGTGAAAGGAAGCACGAGAGAAACACCGTTGGTATCAACAGTAGGTTGAAAAATGAGTTTAATGAAAAAAATAAAAATGCCTAAAGAAACATACAACATGCCAAGAAAACCAACACCCACAGAAACGTAGCCAAACAATTGCACAGCGCCGCGATATTTGGACGCGAGTTTGTCCATCAACGCAAGACCAAGTTTTGTTCTGTACATAATGATGTAGATGAATGGATGCAGAATTTTTTGAATCGCAATTTCTTTTCTTTTGATGTATACAGTAATGCTCAAAGCAAGTAAAAAAAGAATGAACAAGATTAAGTCAAACGTCCATGTGATAGTGAGACCAAATATTTCCATTACGTAAATAAGACAACGGATTATATATAAACCTTTCTACTAAAGAAAAAGTTTACTGTGCAAAATGTCATTCGCCAAAATCGAAAGATTTTCGGATAGAATGAGTTTTACCGAAAATTTTCTTGAGAAATGAAACAGTTTTTCGGATTATCCGTAAGATTTTCGGAAAACTCGTCGATAATTACTTTAATATGCTTCTTCTAAAAAAAGGATAAAAATATTGGTGAGGTCGCATAACATGGTTATTGCAGTGGTCTCAAAAACCTGTGTTGTCCAACACAGGCATGAGCGAGCCACAAGGTGTAACAGCCTTTCGGGGTTCAAATCCCCGCCTCATCGTTTATTATTCTGAAGAAGAATATAAAGATTGTGAAAACAAAAACCTTTATGAAGGAATTCACAACATCATTTCCTTATGTTCGAATTCCTGCAAACATTCTTCGTCACATTCATCAATGTTATTCTTCATTTAGACACGTCACTCCAATGGGTCATACAAACGTATGACACGTGGACCTACGCAATCATCTTCATCGTCATTTTCTGCGAAACAGGATTAATTATAACGCCGTTTCTCCCCGGAGACTCTCTCCTTTTCGCGGCAGGAGCGTTCGCTGCGTTAGGATCGCTGAATCTTGCGGTGTTATTCGCGTTAATCTTCATCGCGGCAGTGCTTGGTGATTTTGTGAATTACTCCATAGGCAATTATGTTGGTCCAAAAATATTCAAGAAAGAAAAATCATTGCTGTTCAACAAAGACTATTTGATGCGCACAGAAGAATTTTATGAAAAGCATGGCGCGAAAACAATTATCGCAGCACGATTTATGCCCATCATCAGAACTTTCGCGCCGTTTGTCGCAGGCATTGCGAAGATGAATTGGCTCAAGTTCGTCGCGTACAACATTGTCGGCGCATTGTTATGGTGCGTCTTATTCCTCTTTGGCGGCTATTTCTTTGGAAACATTCAGCTGGTGAAAGAGAACTTCACAATAGTCATCATGGCAATTATTGTGATCTCGTTTATTCCCGTGATTAAAGAAGTTATTATGAGCTTGTTGAAGAAGAAAGAACCAACTCCTTAATCAAGTACAATCTTCTGCACAAACACCCATTCTCATTTCGATGGATTGACAAATACCATCCCCACAGCTGTCTGAAGAAGATTCTGTTCCTGTGCTTGACTCAGCAGCATGAACATCGGTGTAAAAGAGTTGATTTGGCTCAGCATTATATTCATCAAACCATAGTTGAAAAACCTCACCAAAACCAACCCATTCAATTCGTCCTGCAGCAGTTTCATCAGCAAGATCCTGAATGTGTTGACGAAACTCTTCTATATACGTTTCATTGACAAAATATTTTTGGTTCGCAAAGAGAGAAGCAGTATAAATCTTTCCAGGCTCAAGAACACCTTGCTTTTGAAGTTCCAATAATTCATATAACCCATTCCATTCCGAAGTATAAGATCCAACAACGACAAGAGAAGCTGCGTCATCGTGCACGTGAAATTGTTCATTATTTTGTGGTTTCCATATGCCAGAGACCCATAAAGCTTCTTCATTAAGATGAAGCGATGTTCCAGCACCCATAAGAATTTCCGCTTGCCATGTATAAGAAGAATACTGCCTTCCTTGTATTGGTTTCGAAAGATATTCCAGTTTAGATTTTTCAGGAGGATCTGCAATAAAGCCTCCTACAACAAAAGAAGGTTCAACCCCCAGCTGTTCAATCAAATACGCAACATCGGCGTAACTATATTTTGTTTCGTGCGCATGCGGGTCAATTTCAAAACCCAAATCTTCCTTGAGATAGCGAAGAACATTTTTTCCACGTGTAGACGGAGTTCCTGAATCATAAAGCGTTGCAGCCAACAAAAAAGTCCAATCAGATTGAAAATTATAGGAAACTCCCTCTTCATGAAGCATTTGCGCAAATTGAACAACACCATTGCGTTGTTCCCAGAATGCATCTTCATCTTCTACAAAATTTGGATACTGACCACTATTTGGCTCTTCGTTATGTGTAAAAATAGAGACATAAATAGGAGGAAAGGCCTCATTTTCATGAGTATTGGTGCCAAGTATTTCTGGAGTTGGTTCTTCATTCATTATGATCTCATCGCTGGAGAAGGAAAAAATAAAAATGATACTGCCAAGTAAAGAAAAGAACAAAAATATCCCAAGCAAAGTATAGACTATTTTTTGTTTCACAATAAAAATTAGAAAGAAAGAAGTTAATAAAACTACTTATTTGAGAAATTATTTCTTTCTCTTTGGCCGAAGTACTTTCCCTTTGCATTTTCTGCAAGAGATTTTACCTGCCAAAACCTTCATGTTTATTGCGCGAACAGTTGTCTTGCAATTTCTGCAGACAAATTTGTTCTGGAATAACCGTGCTTCTGCTTCTGGAAATCGTACCATTGTTTATCACTCAGATTTTAATTGTTTCATAACTTTTGTTCCTGTAATGACCCAATAAAGGACGTTGCAGCTTTCTGTAACATCTGTTTTGAGTTCTTCAGGAATATCCAAATCAAATGTTTCAAAGGATTCAGAGTCCATAACATTTGCTTTACTGCCAGAGATAGAAAGCACTTGCGCGCTTCTTTTCTCAATAATTGGAGCATTAACGTTATCATGCGCGGGACCAACGTATTCACGTCGTTTGTCGTCCAAAATTCCTACTGCGGTGATTCTCACTTTTGCGTGCCCGTGTTTTCCGGGTTTGCTTGTTTGTGTGTCTGTGACTCTGCAAGCGACACCATCAATGATCATAAATGATCCTTTTTTCATAGCGCCTGCATGTGTAACTTTGATTTCTCCTGCTACTTCGCCTTCTTCCATATTCATCCCTCAATGTATAATATGATTCTACTCGCTTTCTCTCTGAATTAACTGCCCTTTTATATACTTTTCGGTATAGCGAACGAACCAAATTTTCGTAATTTCATATGTTCGTTCGCTTATTAGCGGACACACGAAATCACCATAAAAAGATTACAAGTATTTCGTGCGTCAGCTATAAATGAATTAGCGCAAAGAATGAATAAAAAAAGAAAAAAACTAAAATTCAATTTCGCACTAAGTTTGTTCCAGTTAATGTGAACCACATCGTACTTGTTTTTCTTCGCACCGTGTATTGGAGCGCGACAGTATCGCTACTGCTCCCATGCGTTATAGTCAACGTCATTGCAGAAGGAGTATATTTTGAGATATACTCATTATCTTTTGCGACACCATTTTGGTATGTCTTCATACGCTTTCCATTCGTCACGACTAATACGGTGTTGTCATAATTCAATCCAACTAAAATGGAATCAGTTCCTGTAAACGGATTAATAGTGCCAGTATGTCCATCTGCATAGTACACAGTGACGAGCGCATTAGCAGTATCAATTGTGTACGATGAAATCTGGTTTGGATCAATAACAACAGGAACATCATCTGTGCTATCCAGAGGATTGGTTCCACGAGCAATTTCTGTCGCGTCATCAACACTTCCACTATCTGAATCTGCGTTCAATGGATTTGTCCCATACGTGACAACTTCTTGATAATCGGTTAAACTATCATTGTCGCTATCAGTATCACGTGCATCTGTTCCATAAGTAATAATCTCTTGATAGTCTGACAATCCATCTCCATCTGTATCAGCAGTTGTTCCACTTGTTCCGTAGGTGATAACCTCTTGGTAATCAGTTAAGCCATCGCCGTCTGTATCAACAAGGTTTGGATTTGTTCCATACGTTGCTTCTTCTGTGTCTAATAAACCATCGTCATCAGCATCTAAATCAACTGGCGTTGGTTCTACAGAACAAGTAATTGGGTATCCTGTGTATTTCATTACTGTATTTCCCTCATCATTTGCGATGTACGCATCCGCTGTTGAAGTTGCGCAATCTGTAACAAGAGTAAATCCCTCTGGATCTGTTCCAGGAACAGAAGTGTATGTCATGACAACAGTCCCATCAACAGTCATTTCGCGAAGTGTTGTTCCATAAAGAACATACAAAAGTTCTGTTTCAGAAGAATAGAACATATCAGTAATTGCTTCTGCTACTGGTTGGATCGAGCCAAGAAGCGTTGCGGTTCCTGAAGATGTTGGAATACTGACAAAATAAATTCTGCCATCGTCAGATGAACCAACTGCGAAAATACCACCTAAAGCTGTTGTTCCGTAAGAATGTGCACCATCTGGAATGTAGGCCATTCCTTCTAATCCGTTACTGGTTGTGCTTGGCGTTGTTATTCCTATACTGCTCAAATCAAATGTTGCGGTTTTTGTTCCTGTTCCAGTATTGAACGCGTAAATCGCGAAAGGATATTCATTCAAAATATATGCAGCGAAAGCGCCAGAAACTGAAACTCCTTCCAAATCTCCAGAGAGAGTTAAAGAAGTAACAGAACTTCCATCGCTGTTCATGATACTCACGCCACCATTATCATTAACAACAACAAGTTTGTTGCTCGCTGAGTTCCAAACAACACCACTTGGTTCAAAAGAAGAGGATAATCCAGAGCCAACATTTGTTCCTGAAGATGAAGCAGGCCAAACTGCTGTCGTAGATCCTGAACCACCTGATCCTGATGATGGACAAGTGACTGGATATCCCGCATAACTCGTAAATGTATGCCCCGTATCAGATCCAATAATAATTGTGCTTGTTGTTGAAGGGCATGATGTTGCGAGTGTCACTGCTTCCTGATCGCTTCCAGGAACAGTATATGTTGCAATAATGTTTCCAGAAGTGTCCATTTCCACAAGGGTTGCGTCATACAAAACGTATAATGTTTCTGTTTCTGGATCAAAGTACATATCGGAAATGCTTGCGGAATATGGTTTCATAGATCGAACAACAGAAACAGTTCCTCCATTAACAGAAGTATCAAGAGAAAGGAAATAAATTATACCCGTTTCCTGTGAACCAACTGCGAACAATCCTTCTGAAGAAATATAGGTTAGTCCTTCAAGACCATAACTTGTAGAAATAACTGGTGCAGGAACAATACCTGTTAATGACCATGATTTTGTTTTTGTCCCCGTAGTAAAATCAAATTCAT is part of the Candidatus Woesearchaeota archaeon genome and harbors:
- a CDS encoding translation initiation factor IF-5A, whose translation is MNMEEGEVAGEIKVTHAGAMKKGSFMIIDGVACRVTDTQTSKPGKHGHAKVRITAVGILDDKRREYVGPAHDNVNAPIIEKRSAQVLSISGSKANVMDSESFETFDLDIPEELKTDVTESCNVLYWVITGTKVMKQLKSE
- a CDS encoding SdiA-regulated domain-containing protein, which produces MKTKTTCISIFVLLLLFAQTVFAASWPTQSTGTVISSGLPSTYEPSGAVWHPRLNALFVVSDDDMITRMDIDGTDVTSWTLSGDLEGLAIADPSSNYIYVLNEYPYAIYEFDFTTGTKTKSWSLTGIVPAPVISTSYGLEGLTYISSEGLFAVGSQETGIIYFLSLDTSVNGGTVSVVRSMKPYSASISDMYFDPETETLYVLYDATLVEMDTSGNIIATYTVPGSDQEAVTLATSCPSTTSTIIIGSDTGHTFTSYAGYPVTCPSSGSGGSGSTTAVWPASSSGTNVGSGLSSSFEPSGVVWNSASNKLVVVNDNGGVSIMNSDGSSVTSLTLSGDLEGVSVSGAFAAYILNEYPFAIYAFNTGTGTKTATFDLSSIGITTPSTTSNGLEGMAYIPDGAHSYGTTALGGIFAVGSSDDGRIYFVSIPTSSGTATLLGSIQPVAEAITDMFYSSETELLYVLYGTTLREMTVDGTVVMTYTSVPGTDPEGFTLVTDCATSTADAYIANDEGNTVMKYTGYPITCSVEPTPVDLDADDDGLLDTEEATYGTNPNLVDTDGDGLTDYQEVITYGTSGTTADTDGDGLSDYQEIITYGTDARDTDSDNDSLTDYQEVVTYGTNPLNADSDSGSVDDATEIARGTNPLDSTDDVPVVIDPNQISSYTIDTANALVTVYYADGHTGTINPFTGTDSILVGLNYDNTVLVVTNGKRMKTYQNGVAKDNEYISKYTPSAMTLTITHGSSSDTVALQYTVRRKTSTMWFTLTGTNLVRN
- a CDS encoding 50S ribosomal protein L40e, which encodes MVRFPEAEARLFQNKFVCRNCKTTVRAINMKVLAGKISCRKCKGKVLRPKRKK
- a CDS encoding DedA family protein — protein: MFEFLQTFFVTFINVILHLDTSLQWVIQTYDTWTYAIIFIVIFCETGLIITPFLPGDSLLFAAGAFAALGSLNLAVLFALIFIAAVLGDFVNYSIGNYVGPKIFKKEKSLLFNKDYLMRTEEFYEKHGAKTIIAARFMPIIRTFAPFVAGIAKMNWLKFVAYNIVGALLWCVLFLFGGYFFGNIQLVKENFTIVIMAIIVISFIPVIKEVIMSLLKKKEPTP